A window of Streptomyces sp. DG1A-41 contains these coding sequences:
- a CDS encoding IS630 family transposase, translating into MASALRRRAATGRPPKLDDAQVEMVRAALEQGARAHGFEADPWTLERVGAVVTRATGVVLSRASVWRLLTGRLGWSLQRPELRAVERNESEIARWIAHEWPRVKKGAVNTRACIVFLDETGVFLLPQIRRTYSPRGRTPLLRHRLNWKRASMAGALGYHSTDPDRGARLCFRLKPGSHDTAGLIEVLQQRKVFYRGGRAVLVWDGLSAHWSRAMWAWADERDWLALERLPAYAPELNPLELLWSSLKKHELANLAGDHLADVADTTEQGIHRINANPRLPWSFLAHTGLTIRPPHPPNLRKDQ; encoded by the coding sequence GTGGCTTCGGCTCTGCGGCGACGGGCAGCTACCGGACGCCCACCCAAGCTGGACGACGCCCAGGTCGAGATGGTCCGGGCCGCGTTGGAGCAAGGTGCCCGGGCTCATGGTTTCGAGGCCGACCCGTGGACCCTGGAACGAGTCGGCGCGGTCGTCACCCGGGCGACGGGGGTGGTGTTGTCGAGGGCGTCGGTGTGGCGGCTGCTGACCGGCCGGCTCGGATGGAGCCTGCAACGGCCCGAGCTGCGGGCGGTCGAGCGGAACGAGTCGGAGATCGCCCGCTGGATCGCGCACGAGTGGCCGCGCGTCAAAAAGGGGGCCGTGAACACACGGGCCTGCATCGTCTTCCTCGACGAAACAGGCGTCTTTCTGCTCCCTCAGATCCGCCGCACCTACTCGCCCCGAGGACGGACTCCGCTCCTGCGGCACCGCCTGAACTGGAAACGCGCGTCAATGGCCGGGGCCTTGGGCTACCACTCCACCGACCCCGACCGCGGGGCCCGCCTGTGCTTCCGCCTCAAGCCCGGCAGCCACGACACCGCCGGACTCATCGAGGTCCTTCAGCAGAGGAAGGTGTTCTACCGCGGCGGGCGAGCGGTCCTGGTCTGGGACGGCCTGTCCGCCCACTGGAGCCGGGCGATGTGGGCCTGGGCCGACGAACGGGACTGGCTCGCCCTGGAACGATTACCCGCCTACGCTCCCGAGCTGAACCCGCTGGAACTGCTGTGGTCCTCGCTCAAGAAGCATGAACTCGCCAACCTCGCCGGCGACCACCTCGCCGATGTCGCCGACACCACCGAGCAAGGCATCCACCGCATCAACGCCAACCCCCGACTGCCATGGTCATTCCTCGCCCATACCGGCCTGACCATCCGCCCACCACACCCACCGAACTTACGAAAAGATCAGTAA
- a CDS encoding class I SAM-dependent methyltransferase yields the protein MDSIPANRRLWNQISSAYQHEHDPQIGATPRLWGMYSIPDAHLHALGDVTGKRVLELGCGAGQWSRALAAEGATVVGLDLSEAQLAAAASAMGAARYPLVQGAAEQLPFAADSFDLVFCDFGGLSWAPPHLAVPQAARVLGRGGRLVFNVASPWFEACYDEAASRVTTTLQQDYFGLNTIAEDDGATSYQLTYGDWVKVLRGAGLIIDDLIEPRPELGTLNGYNETDPPDWAHRWPAELLWVTHKP from the coding sequence GTGGACAGCATCCCCGCCAACCGGCGGCTCTGGAACCAGATCAGCAGCGCCTACCAGCACGAGCACGACCCGCAAATCGGCGCCACACCCCGGCTGTGGGGCATGTACTCCATCCCCGACGCGCATCTGCACGCCCTGGGCGACGTCACCGGCAAGCGCGTCCTCGAACTCGGCTGCGGCGCCGGCCAGTGGTCCAGGGCGCTCGCCGCCGAGGGCGCCACCGTGGTCGGGCTCGACCTGTCCGAAGCCCAACTCGCCGCAGCGGCCAGCGCGATGGGAGCCGCCCGCTACCCGCTGGTGCAAGGCGCCGCCGAACAACTCCCCTTCGCCGCCGACAGCTTCGACCTGGTGTTCTGCGACTTCGGTGGGCTCAGCTGGGCGCCCCCGCACCTGGCCGTCCCGCAGGCCGCACGCGTCTTGGGCCGAGGCGGACGCCTGGTGTTCAACGTCGCCAGCCCGTGGTTCGAAGCTTGCTACGACGAAGCCGCCAGTCGCGTGACCACGACGCTGCAGCAGGACTACTTCGGGCTGAACACCATCGCCGAAGACGACGGCGCGACCAGCTATCAGCTCACCTACGGCGACTGGGTCAAGGTCCTGCGCGGCGCGGGTCTCATCATCGACGACCTTATCGAGCCGCGGCCCGAACTCGGAACACTTAACGGCTACAACGAAACCGACCCACCCGACTGGGCACACCGCTGGCCGGCGGAACTGCTCTGGGTAACCCACAAACCGTAA